One Pseudomonas tolaasii NCPPB 2192 genomic window carries:
- the waaC gene encoding lipopolysaccharide heptosyltransferase I, whose translation MRVLLIKTSSLGDVIHALPALTDAARAIPGIRFDWVVEEGFAEIPTWHPAVDKVIPVAIRRWRKNIWQTIKSGEWRRFKQRIQSTKYDLVIDAQGLLKSAWLTRYVRAPVAGFDKNSAREPIAARFYSRRLAVARGQHAVERLRQLFAVALGYDLPKALGDYGLSVDKLLGLPPKKPFVLLLHGTTWDTKHWPEAYWRELAERMGRLGVDVKLPWGNAAEKARAERLAQGLANAEVLPKLNLAGVARVLAGARACVAVDTGLGHLAAALDVPTISLFGPTNPGLTGAYGKGQIHLASDFPCAPCLQKTCTYQPTADDLRRFDIKRESPLCFTRLNPERVASRLSTLLLAEELH comes from the coding sequence TTGACTGGGTGGTGGAAGAAGGCTTTGCCGAAATTCCGACCTGGCACCCGGCGGTGGACAAGGTGATCCCGGTGGCCATCCGCCGCTGGCGCAAAAATATCTGGCAGACCATCAAGAGCGGCGAGTGGCGGCGTTTCAAGCAGCGCATTCAGTCGACCAAATACGATCTGGTGATCGACGCCCAAGGCTTGCTGAAAAGCGCCTGGCTGACCCGCTACGTGCGTGCGCCGGTGGCCGGCTTCGACAAAAACTCGGCCCGCGAGCCCATTGCCGCGCGCTTTTATTCGCGGCGCCTGGCGGTGGCCCGTGGGCAGCATGCGGTGGAGCGTTTGCGCCAGCTGTTCGCCGTGGCCCTGGGCTATGACTTGCCCAAAGCGTTGGGCGACTACGGTTTGAGCGTCGACAAGCTGCTCGGCCTGCCGCCGAAAAAGCCTTTCGTTTTGCTTCTGCACGGCACTACCTGGGATACCAAGCACTGGCCCGAGGCCTACTGGCGCGAGCTGGCCGAGCGCATGGGGCGCCTGGGTGTGGACGTGAAGTTGCCGTGGGGCAATGCCGCCGAAAAAGCCCGCGCCGAGCGCCTGGCCCAGGGCCTGGCCAATGCCGAAGTGCTGCCCAAGTTGAACCTGGCCGGCGTTGCCCGCGTCTTGGCCGGCGCCCGCGCTTGCGTCGCGGTAGACACCGGCCTCGGCCATCTGGCCGCCGCGCTGGATGTGCCGACCATTTCGCTGTTCGGCCCCACCAACCCGGGCCTCACCGGCGCCTACGGCAAGGGCCAGATCCACCTGGCCAGCGATTTTCCCTGCGCGCCGTGCCTGCAAAAAACCTGTACCTACCAACCGACGGCCGACGATCTTCGCCGGTTCGACATCAAGCGCGAATCGCCCCTGTGCTTCACGCGTTTGAACCCTGAGCGTGTGGCCAGCCGACTGAGCACGTTGTTATTGGCTGAGGAGCTGCACTGA
- a CDS encoding glycosyltransferase family 4 protein encodes MQLAFVLYKYFPFGGLQRDFMRIALECQQRGHQIRVYTLIWEGDIPPGFEVLVAPVKAFFNHRRNEKLSAWMEADLAKRPVDRLIGFNKMPGLDVYYAADGCFEDKAQNLRHSLYRYFGRYKHFAEYERAVFAKDAKTEVLMISEVQQPLFIKHYDTPLERFHLLPPGIAQDRRAPPNAAEIREGFRKEFNLGDDELLLVQIGSGFKTKGVDRSLKAVAALPAELKKRTRLFVIGQDDPKVFQLQSATLGLGDNVQFLKGRSDIPRFLLGADVLIHPAYNENTGTVLLEALVAGLPVLVSAVCGYAHYIAEADSGLVLDEPFEQAQLNQYLTHMLTDTAQRAAWGRNGLAFAETADLYSMPQHAADVILAEPKR; translated from the coding sequence ATGCAACTGGCTTTTGTTCTGTACAAATATTTCCCCTTCGGCGGCCTGCAGCGCGACTTCATGCGCATCGCCCTGGAATGCCAGCAACGCGGCCATCAGATTCGTGTGTACACGCTGATCTGGGAAGGCGATATCCCGCCCGGTTTCGAAGTGCTGGTGGCGCCGGTCAAGGCGTTCTTCAACCATCGGCGCAATGAAAAACTCAGCGCCTGGATGGAAGCTGACCTGGCCAAGCGCCCGGTGGACCGTCTGATTGGCTTCAACAAAATGCCCGGCCTGGACGTGTACTACGCCGCCGACGGCTGCTTTGAAGACAAGGCGCAAAACCTGCGCCATTCGCTATACCGCTACTTTGGCCGCTACAAACACTTTGCCGAGTACGAGCGTGCGGTGTTCGCCAAAGACGCCAAGACCGAAGTGTTGATGATCTCCGAAGTGCAGCAGCCGCTGTTCATCAAGCACTACGACACGCCGCTGGAACGCTTCCACCTGCTGCCGCCGGGCATTGCCCAGGACCGTCGTGCACCGCCGAATGCCGCCGAGATCCGCGAGGGTTTCCGCAAGGAATTCAACCTGGGTGATGACGAGCTGCTGCTCGTGCAAATCGGCTCCGGCTTCAAGACCAAAGGGGTCGACCGCAGCCTCAAAGCCGTGGCCGCGCTGCCGGCCGAGCTGAAAAAACGCACGCGCCTGTTTGTAATTGGCCAGGACGACCCCAAAGTATTCCAACTGCAGAGCGCCACCCTGGGCTTGGGCGATAACGTGCAGTTCCTCAAGGGTCGCAGCGATATCCCGCGTTTCCTGCTGGGCGCCGATGTGTTGATCCACCCGGCGTACAACGAAAACACCGGTACCGTGTTGCTCGAAGCCCTGGTGGCCGGGTTGCCGGTGCTGGTCTCGGCAGTGTGCGGTTACGCGCATTACATCGCCGAAGCCGACAGCGGCCTGGTGCTGGATGAGCCGTTCGAACAAGCGCAGCTCAATCAGTACCTGACCCACATGCTCACCGACACTGCACAGCGCGCGGCCTGGGGCCGCAATGGGTTGGCCTTCGCCGAGACGGCCGACCTCTACAGCATGCCGCAGCACGCTGCGGATGTGATTCTGGCGGAGCCAAAACGATGA
- a CDS encoding lipopolysaccharide kinase InaA family protein has protein sequence MRLSGLKDAGRSPELPLTLELADAAGPGQLQLLSLLRVLPGERYVGAAVWRGRPVLAKLLVGGKAARHFQRELAGVRLLAEQGLTTPLLLADGLQEGEGGWLLFEFIEGAESLADAWQAVENLPPLADEQTAVLAEALGAIAQMHTKGLWQEDLHLDNLLRQNGKLYLIDGAGIRVEEAGKPLSRQRVLENLGVFFAQLPKNLEPFTEELLVYYLLGNGEHALPLEALEKQVRNVSAWRLKDFLSKVGRECTLFSVVRGAFGLRAIRREEEPAMLPVLAQADALLDQGHLYKTGGAATVAKVEAAGRPLVIKRYNIKNFAHWLKRFWRPSRAWHSWREGNRLAFLGIATPKPLAVLEKRFLWLRSRAYLVTEYLPGPDIIERFAPYVEQGDAPEAELAALDQLFAQLIRERISHGDFKGHNLFWAGDRWSLIDLDAMCQHRSDASFASAFAKDRARFMRNWPQESALYQVIDQRLPMGAD, from the coding sequence ATGCGTTTGTCCGGGCTCAAAGACGCGGGGCGCTCCCCTGAGTTGCCGCTGACCCTGGAGCTGGCGGACGCCGCCGGCCCGGGCCAATTGCAATTGCTCAGCCTGTTGCGCGTGTTGCCGGGCGAGCGTTACGTAGGCGCTGCCGTCTGGCGCGGGCGCCCGGTGCTGGCCAAGTTGTTGGTGGGTGGCAAGGCTGCGCGGCATTTTCAACGTGAACTCGCCGGTGTGCGCCTGCTCGCCGAGCAAGGCTTGACCACCCCCTTGCTGCTGGCCGACGGCTTGCAGGAAGGCGAAGGCGGCTGGCTGCTGTTCGAGTTTATTGAAGGCGCCGAGAGCCTCGCCGATGCCTGGCAAGCGGTCGAAAACCTGCCGCCGCTGGCTGACGAGCAAACCGCCGTACTCGCCGAGGCGTTGGGCGCGATTGCCCAGATGCACACCAAAGGCTTGTGGCAGGAAGACCTGCACCTGGACAACCTGCTGCGCCAGAACGGCAAGTTGTACCTGATCGACGGCGCCGGCATTCGCGTCGAAGAGGCGGGCAAACCGCTGTCGCGCCAGCGCGTGCTGGAAAATCTCGGGGTGTTTTTCGCCCAGTTACCAAAAAACCTTGAGCCGTTCACCGAAGAGCTACTGGTGTATTACCTGCTGGGCAATGGCGAACACGCCTTGCCGCTGGAAGCGCTGGAAAAACAGGTGCGCAACGTCAGCGCCTGGCGTTTGAAGGACTTTCTGAGCAAGGTTGGCCGCGAGTGCACGCTGTTCAGCGTGGTGCGTGGCGCCTTTGGCTTGCGTGCAATTCGTCGCGAAGAAGAACCCGCCATGTTGCCGGTATTGGCGCAGGCCGACGCCTTGCTGGACCAGGGCCACCTGTACAAGACCGGTGGCGCGGCAACGGTCGCCAAGGTTGAAGCAGCAGGCCGCCCGCTGGTGATCAAGCGCTACAACATCAAGAATTTCGCCCATTGGCTCAAGCGTTTCTGGCGCCCGAGCCGGGCCTGGCATTCATGGCGTGAAGGCAATCGCCTGGCGTTTCTGGGTATTGCTACCCCCAAACCACTGGCGGTGCTGGAGAAGCGGTTTTTGTGGCTGCGCAGCCGGGCCTATCTGGTGACCGAGTACCTGCCGGGGCCGGATATTATCGAGCGGTTTGCACCTTATGTTGAGCAGGGCGACGCGCCGGAAGCCGAGCTGGCGGCGCTGGATCAACTGTTTGCGCAGTTGATTCGCGAGCGGATCAGCCATGGGGATTTCAAGGGCCATAACCTGTTCTGGGCGGGGGACCGGTGGTCGTTGATTGACCTGGATGCCATGTGTCAGCACAGGTCGGATGCGAGTTTTGCGTCGGCGTTTGCCAAAGACCGGGCGCGGTTCATGCGCAATTGGCCGCAGGAGAGTGCGCTGTATCAGGTGATTGATCAGCGGTTGCCGATGGGAGCTGACTAA
- a CDS encoding lipopolysaccharide kinase InaA family protein yields MAGWNLEPAYAALADDFGSLEAVFALQGEQLTRDPLSEVIRVERGGVNYYVKRYVGAGKGLRRYLGKPRVKSEWQNLKRFAKWGIPTADVVAWGLERKGLAYDRGAMITRELPKTEDLSVLADRNDARLKDPKWVNAISRQLAEYTRTMHEHRFTHNDLKWRNLLVDDHQTLYLIDCPNGDFWRGFWLKYRITKDLACLDKVAKYHLSATQRLRFYLQYRQRPHLSASDKQRIRHVVKFFEGRE; encoded by the coding sequence ATGGCGGGTTGGAACCTGGAACCTGCTTACGCCGCCCTCGCGGATGACTTTGGCAGCCTTGAAGCGGTGTTCGCCCTGCAGGGCGAGCAACTGACCCGCGACCCGCTGTCGGAAGTCATCCGGGTGGAGCGTGGCGGGGTCAATTACTACGTCAAACGCTATGTCGGCGCCGGCAAGGGCCTGCGCCGCTACCTGGGCAAGCCGCGGGTGAAGTCCGAGTGGCAGAACCTCAAGCGTTTTGCCAAGTGGGGCATCCCCACGGCGGACGTGGTGGCCTGGGGCCTGGAGCGCAAGGGCCTGGCCTACGACCGTGGCGCGATGATCACCCGCGAGCTGCCGAAAACCGAAGACCTCTCCGTGCTGGCTGACCGCAATGATGCCCGCCTGAAAGACCCCAAGTGGGTCAACGCCATCAGCCGCCAGCTCGCCGAATACACGCGCACGATGCACGAGCATCGCTTCACCCATAACGACTTGAAGTGGCGCAACCTGCTGGTCGACGACCACCAGACCCTGTACCTGATCGATTGCCCCAACGGTGATTTCTGGCGGGGCTTCTGGCTCAAATACCGGATCACCAAGGACCTGGCCTGCCTGGACAAAGTCGCCAAGTATCACTTGTCGGCTACCCAGCGCCTGCGGTTCTACCTGCAATATCGCCAGCGCCCGCATTTGTCGGCGTCGGACAAACAGCGAATTCGCCACGTGGTGAAGTTTTTCGAGGGACGCGAATGA
- a CDS encoding ABC transporter permease: MTLRTWLPLTLPVVFAVIVVVFALQAPGFLSGGNLKSLVLNNFVLLAIVAIGMTYAVAAGGIDLSVGTALDFASFSFVVLLNGGHGWAFAATGALAAALLVGVVNAGLIAGLRISPFLATLGTLFIGTSAQQLLSDGGQPIYIAQGLKPELTGLTPLLIVLGLALFYGLSLARGRLGRELLAQGTQPLLAYYSGLSVRRIVTVVSLATALACGVAGVLLSSTVSAYVPLSGNAFLLNAIGAVFIGTTLSRQGRANIPGTLLGVLFINVIANGLLLIGWNFYWQQVATGVLIFAVLTFSFASRRVLERH, from the coding sequence ATGACGCTGCGCACATGGTTACCGCTGACGTTGCCTGTGGTATTTGCCGTTATCGTGGTGGTGTTCGCATTACAGGCACCGGGGTTTCTGAGTGGCGGCAACCTCAAAAGCCTGGTGCTGAACAACTTTGTATTGCTGGCGATTGTGGCCATCGGCATGACCTACGCGGTGGCCGCCGGCGGCATCGATTTGTCAGTGGGCACGGCGCTGGATTTCGCCAGCTTCAGCTTTGTGGTGCTGCTCAACGGTGGGCACGGCTGGGCCTTTGCTGCCACCGGCGCACTCGCTGCTGCGCTGCTGGTGGGAGTGGTGAATGCAGGCCTGATTGCCGGGCTGCGCATCAGCCCGTTTCTGGCCACGCTGGGCACCTTGTTTATCGGCACCAGCGCCCAGCAATTGCTCTCCGATGGCGGCCAGCCGATCTATATCGCCCAAGGCTTGAAGCCGGAGCTGACCGGGCTCACACCTTTGTTGATCGTATTGGGCCTGGCCTTGTTTTATGGCCTGTCCTTGGCACGCGGGCGCCTGGGTCGCGAACTGCTGGCCCAGGGCACCCAGCCTTTGCTGGCGTATTACTCGGGGCTGTCGGTGCGGCGCATTGTCACCGTGGTTTCGCTGGCCACAGCCCTGGCGTGCGGTGTGGCGGGGGTGTTGCTCAGTTCGACGGTCAGCGCCTACGTGCCGTTGTCCGGCAACGCTTTTTTGCTCAATGCGATTGGCGCGGTGTTTATCGGCACCACCTTGAGTCGGCAGGGCCGGGCGAATATTCCCGGCACTTTGCTCGGCGTGCTGTTTATCAACGTGATCGCCAACGGCTTGCTGCTGATCGGCTGGAATTTCTACTGGCAGCAGGTGGCGACCGGCGTATTGATTTTTGCGGTGCTGACCTTCAGTTTTGCGTCACGGCGGGTGCTGGAGCGGCATTGA
- the rfaP gene encoding lipopolysaccharide core heptose(I) kinase RfaP, translated as MKLILAEPFKTLWAGRDAFAEVEKLQGQVFRELAARRTLRTEVDGRPYFVKIHRGIGWGEIFKNLITAKLPVLGAGLEWAAIHRLQELGVPTMTGVAFGEKGSNPADQHSFIITEELAPTISLEDLTVNWVAEPPSPALRHALTAELARMVGDMHRGGVNHRDCYLCHFLLDTAQPVDANNIKLSVIDLHRAQLRAHLPLRWRDKDLSALYYSALEIGLTRRDKLRFLKGYFRQPLRQILAEQSASLSLLQRKADKLYARKQRLGDAI; from the coding sequence ATGAAGTTGATTCTTGCCGAACCGTTCAAGACTTTATGGGCCGGGCGTGACGCCTTCGCCGAAGTCGAAAAACTGCAAGGCCAGGTGTTTCGTGAGCTGGCGGCGCGCCGCACCTTGCGCACCGAGGTCGACGGCCGCCCGTATTTCGTGAAAATCCACCGGGGCATCGGCTGGGGCGAAATCTTCAAAAACCTGATCACCGCCAAGTTGCCGGTGCTCGGCGCCGGCCTTGAGTGGGCGGCCATCCACCGCCTGCAGGAACTCGGCGTGCCGACCATGACCGGCGTCGCCTTCGGCGAAAAAGGCAGCAACCCGGCCGACCAGCACTCGTTCATCATCACCGAAGAACTGGCGCCGACCATCAGCCTGGAAGACCTGACCGTCAACTGGGTCGCCGAGCCGCCTTCGCCCGCGTTGCGCCACGCGCTCACAGCCGAGCTGGCGCGCATGGTCGGCGACATGCACCGTGGCGGCGTGAACCACCGCGACTGCTACCTGTGCCACTTCCTGCTGGACACCGCGCAACCGGTCGATGCGAATAACATCAAACTGTCGGTGATCGACCTGCACCGTGCCCAACTGCGCGCCCATCTGCCGCTGCGCTGGCGCGACAAGGACCTGTCGGCGCTGTACTACTCGGCGCTGGAAATCGGCCTGACCCGGCGCGACAAGTTGCGCTTTCTCAAGGGCTATTTCCGTCAGCCGTTGCGCCAGATCCTGGCCGAGCAGTCGGCGTCCCTGAGCCTGTTGCAGCGCAAGGCCGACAAGCTATATGCGCGCAAGCAACGCCTGGGGGATGCGATCTGA
- a CDS encoding lipopolysaccharide kinase InaA family protein yields MSDFLAAEDRALLERHGLATFDALWARQLDAVDEPNTSEGGWSSVFRLELEGQGYYLKRQSNYLTRTLHKPFGEPTFAREFRNISRYRALGIPALQAAFFGERKVNGERHAMLLTRALDGWNDLDSLLEQWPQLTDTQHRAILLACGKLARHLHSVGQVHGCFYPKHIFLQARGDAYAAQLIDLEKTRPLLFGQRDRVKDLEPLLRRAPQWSDAQIRQLLAAYLEQPEDSSLVDAWYQRLTARRSHKEKR; encoded by the coding sequence ATGAGTGATTTCCTGGCGGCCGAAGACCGCGCTCTGCTTGAGCGCCACGGCCTGGCAACCTTCGATGCCCTCTGGGCCCGGCAACTCGACGCGGTGGACGAACCCAATACCAGCGAAGGCGGCTGGAGCAGCGTATTTCGTCTTGAACTTGAAGGGCAGGGGTATTACCTCAAGCGCCAGAGCAACTACCTGACGCGCACTCTGCACAAACCGTTTGGCGAGCCGACGTTCGCCCGCGAATTCCGCAATATCAGCCGTTACCGCGCGCTCGGTATTCCGGCGTTGCAGGCCGCCTTCTTCGGTGAGCGCAAGGTCAATGGCGAACGCCATGCGATGTTGCTGACCCGCGCCCTCGACGGCTGGAATGACCTGGATTCATTGCTGGAACAGTGGCCGCAACTGACGGACACCCAGCACCGCGCGATCCTGCTGGCCTGCGGCAAACTGGCCCGCCACCTGCACAGCGTGGGGCAGGTGCATGGCTGTTTTTACCCCAAGCATATTTTCCTGCAGGCGCGCGGCGACGCCTACGCCGCGCAGTTGATCGACCTGGAGAAAACCCGCCCGTTGCTGTTCGGCCAGCGTGACCGGGTCAAGGACCTGGAGCCGCTGCTGCGCCGTGCGCCCCAGTGGTCGGATGCGCAAATCCGCCAACTGCTGGCCGCCTATCTCGAGCAGCCCGAGGACAGCTCACTGGTCGATGCCTGGTACCAGCGTCTGACGGCTCGTCGCAGCCACAAGGAGAAACGCTGA
- a CDS encoding ABC transporter permease, whose amino-acid sequence MLEVVTPGVSQRLWVLVVRRGSVGVFLAILLGFAVAAPNFLSVGNLANVFSQSAILGVLAFGLTCVIVGGGSNVIAGGLDLSLAANLGLCAAVFSRLNNAGLDLWQTLLLTLACGLAVGLLNGLAVVVLRLPPLLATLASMNVLAGLELVLTENTVVSTDSPLLDLLSGGAWLGVPALAWVLLVTAGLLTVLIQHSAYGLRLYAVGEYPLAAEAAGLRVPVYVLSSYLLSGLCAAVAALCSAAFFSGSTTGSGDMLLSVVAIAFLGVVFSRRLVASIPGTLLAALLIGFLINGFQLLNVSSFWVNGVQGLLILLVVAASSALNKEGTS is encoded by the coding sequence ATGCTTGAAGTGGTAACACCAGGTGTTTCGCAGCGCCTGTGGGTACTGGTAGTGCGCCGAGGTTCAGTGGGCGTATTTCTGGCGATCCTGCTGGGGTTTGCCGTGGCGGCGCCGAACTTTTTGTCGGTGGGCAACCTCGCCAATGTGTTCAGCCAGTCGGCGATTCTCGGCGTGCTGGCCTTCGGGCTGACCTGTGTGATTGTCGGCGGCGGCTCGAATGTGATCGCCGGCGGGCTCGACCTTTCACTGGCCGCCAATCTGGGGCTGTGCGCCGCCGTTTTCAGTCGCCTGAATAACGCGGGGCTGGACCTCTGGCAGACCTTGCTGCTGACCCTGGCGTGCGGCCTGGCGGTCGGTCTGCTCAATGGCTTGGCCGTGGTGGTGCTGCGGTTGCCGCCGCTGCTGGCGACACTGGCGAGCATGAATGTACTGGCCGGGCTTGAGCTGGTGCTGACGGAAAACACCGTGGTATCCACCGACTCGCCACTGCTGGATCTGCTCAGCGGCGGCGCCTGGCTGGGCGTACCGGCGCTGGCCTGGGTATTGCTGGTGACGGCAGGGTTGTTGACGGTGTTGATCCAGCATTCGGCCTACGGCCTGCGCCTGTATGCGGTGGGCGAATATCCCTTGGCTGCCGAAGCGGCGGGTTTGCGCGTGCCGGTTTATGTGCTGTCGAGCTACCTGTTGTCGGGGCTGTGCGCTGCGGTGGCCGCGCTGTGTTCGGCAGCGTTTTTCAGCGGCAGTACCACCGGCTCCGGCGACATGTTGCTGTCAGTGGTGGCCATCGCCTTTCTCGGCGTGGTGTTTTCAAGACGGTTGGTGGCGAGCATCCCTGGCACGTTGCTGGCGGCGTTGCTGATCGGGTTTCTGATCAATGGTTTTCAGTTGCTCAATGTGTCGAGCTTCTGGGTCAACGGCGTGCAAGGGCTGTTGATATTGTTGGTGGTCGCGGCTTCCAGTGCATTGAATAAAGAGGGGACCTCATGA
- a CDS encoding sugar ABC transporter substrate-binding protein yields the protein MPFTLSSISRLLCLGAALLLTQVAQAASEDDASVPSLAGKRIAVSMTGTSHYFDIKAFQAQVDEIKRLGGTPITLDAGRNDKNLVTQLQTVVTQKPDAVIQTLGTLSVIDPWLKRISKAGIPLFTIDAPSQYSLNNTTSDNVATGKALADQLIKDAGGKGKILVFNGFYGVPVCAIRYDQLKLALKDHPQLEIIQPELRDVIPNTVQDAYSQVSALLNKYPKGSVSAIWSAWDIPQLGASKALIDAKRTEIKTYGVDGTPEVLALLGQADSPVGAVVAQQPALIGKTAVQNVARYLAGQRDLPKETHVATLLTTAANLAQVQQLRGD from the coding sequence ATGCCTTTTACCCTGTCCTCTATTTCCCGCCTGCTCTGCCTGGGCGCGGCCTTGCTACTCACCCAGGTCGCCCAAGCCGCCAGTGAAGACGACGCCAGCGTCCCGTCTTTGGCCGGCAAGCGCATCGCGGTCAGCATGACCGGCACCAGTCACTACTTCGACATCAAGGCCTTCCAGGCCCAGGTGGATGAAATCAAACGCCTGGGCGGCACCCCTATTACCCTCGACGCCGGGCGTAACGACAAAAACCTCGTCACCCAACTGCAAACCGTCGTCACCCAAAAGCCCGACGCGGTCATCCAGACCCTCGGCACCCTCAGCGTGATCGACCCCTGGCTCAAGCGCATCAGCAAAGCCGGCATCCCGCTGTTTACCATCGACGCGCCGTCGCAATACAGCCTCAACAACACCACGTCCGATAACGTCGCCACCGGCAAGGCGCTGGCCGATCAACTGATCAAAGACGCCGGTGGCAAAGGCAAGATTCTGGTGTTCAACGGCTTCTACGGCGTGCCCGTATGTGCGATTCGTTACGACCAGTTGAAGCTCGCGCTCAAAGACCACCCGCAGCTGGAAATCATCCAGCCCGAACTGCGCGACGTGATCCCCAACACCGTGCAGGACGCCTATTCCCAAGTCTCGGCCCTGCTCAACAAATACCCCAAAGGCAGCGTCTCGGCGATCTGGTCGGCGTGGGACATTCCGCAACTGGGCGCGAGCAAAGCGTTGATCGACGCCAAACGCACCGAGATCAAAACCTATGGCGTCGACGGCACGCCGGAAGTGCTGGCGCTGCTAGGCCAGGCGGATTCGCCGGTGGGCGCGGTGGTGGCGCAGCAACCGGCGCTGATCGGCAAGACCGCCGTGCAGAACGTCGCGCGCTACCTGGCCGGCCAGCGTGATCTGCCCAAGGAAACCCACGTGGCCACGTTGCTGACCACCGCCGCCAACCTGGCGCAGGTTCAGCAACTGCGGGGTGACTGA
- a CDS encoding sugar ABC transporter ATP-binding protein: protein MAALHLQHLHKRFGATVALDDASLKVERGTIHGLVGENGAGKSTLIKILAGIHRADAGQVSIDGQAYASLSPRQVDGLGVQFIHQERLLPASFTVGEALFFGHELRRGPFVDRRRQQREAERLLAHYFDLQLPPGALVSELNSAERQVLQITRALIRKPKILVFDEPSVALVKREVDQLLRIVKRLRSEGLSILYISHYLQEIDSLCDEVTVLRNGRDVAVVEPRHTSSAEIARLMVNREVQDMYPKARVEPGEPLLQVRGLNLARRYQNIDLEVRSGEIVGLTGLVGSGAKELFKTLFGVEKADSGSVHLEGRLLRLRSPGQAIAAGIALVPEERRTQGISPVLSVLENLTLAGLGRFTRWGLLSRRREQVQSLRLIDELAIKAPGPHAAVSQLSGGNQQKVALGKWLSRRCAVYLLDEPCVGVDVGAKVEIYRLIGRLVEEGAAVLVLSSDLPELLGISDRIVVLHRGRVAGEFQAREADSDQLLACATGAVTVPAAPRAGG from the coding sequence ATGGCCGCGTTGCACTTGCAGCACTTGCACAAACGCTTCGGCGCCACCGTGGCGCTGGACGATGCCAGCCTCAAGGTTGAGCGCGGCACCATTCACGGGCTGGTCGGCGAGAACGGCGCGGGCAAGTCGACCCTGATCAAGATCCTCGCCGGTATTCACCGGGCTGATGCGGGGCAGGTGAGTATTGACGGCCAGGCGTACGCCTCGCTATCGCCGCGCCAGGTGGACGGGCTGGGCGTGCAGTTCATCCATCAGGAGCGGTTGCTGCCGGCGAGTTTCACCGTGGGCGAGGCGTTGTTTTTCGGGCATGAATTGCGCCGTGGTCCGTTTGTGGATCGGCGCCGGCAGCAGCGTGAAGCCGAGCGTTTGCTGGCGCACTATTTCGACCTGCAACTGCCGCCCGGTGCACTGGTGAGCGAACTCAACAGCGCCGAGCGCCAGGTGCTGCAAATCACCCGGGCGCTGATCCGCAAGCCCAAAATCCTGGTGTTCGACGAGCCCAGCGTGGCGCTGGTCAAGCGCGAGGTCGACCAATTGCTGCGCATCGTCAAACGCCTGCGCAGCGAAGGTTTGTCGATCCTGTACATCTCCCATTACCTGCAGGAAATCGACAGCCTGTGCGATGAGGTCACGGTGTTGCGCAATGGTCGCGACGTGGCGGTGGTGGAGCCACGGCACACGTCCAGCGCCGAGATTGCGCGGCTGATGGTCAACCGCGAGGTGCAGGACATGTACCCCAAAGCCAGGGTCGAACCGGGCGAACCGCTGCTGCAGGTGCGCGGGCTGAACTTGGCGCGGCGCTACCAGAATATTGATCTGGAGGTGCGGAGCGGCGAAATCGTCGGCCTCACCGGGCTGGTCGGTTCGGGCGCAAAAGAGTTGTTCAAAACGCTGTTTGGTGTCGAGAAAGCCGACAGCGGCAGTGTTCATCTGGAAGGGCGCTTGCTGCGCCTGCGCTCGCCCGGTCAGGCGATTGCGGCGGGCATTGCGTTAGTGCCCGAGGAGCGGCGCACACAAGGCATTTCGCCCGTGCTGTCGGTGCTGGAAAACCTCACGCTGGCGGGGCTCGGGCGGTTCACGCGTTGGGGCCTGTTGAGTCGGCGCCGGGAGCAGGTCCAAAGCCTGCGATTGATTGACGAACTGGCGATCAAGGCGCCGGGGCCACACGCGGCGGTCAGCCAACTCAGCGGGGGTAACCAGCAGAAGGTCGCTCTGGGCAAATGGCTGAGCCGCCGTTGCGCCGTATACCTGCTGGATGAGCCCTGTGTGGGTGTGGACGTGGGCGCCAAGGTGGAAATTTACCGCCTGATCGGACGGCTGGTGGAAGAGGGCGCCGCGGTGCTGGTGCTGTCGTCGGACCTGCCGGAATTGCTGGGGATCAGCGACCGGATTGTGGTGCTGCATCGCGGCAGGGTTGCAGGCGAATTCCAGGCGCGCGAAGCCGACAGCGATCAGCTGCTGGCGTGCGCTACGGGCGCGGTGACCGTTCCGGCGGCCCCCCGTGCGGGAGGTTGA